One Turneriella parva DSM 21527 genomic region harbors:
- a CDS encoding alpha/beta hydrolase encodes MKIKTGHVKLQTPDHWNIAVYSYLPEKITRQYPVMLLHGIASNHNVWDFGVPELSYARHLAEQGYAVYAMNLRGRTGSDGPQTGRGKQWSIDDFLLCDLPTVVEYVKKQHGTEKMHWVGHSMGGILGFFYQIRHKASNLQSLTTFATALNYTYSTINHFRSLLDYISAMQYFPLKTFYKPMIPFASLNTFWNRFLWNPENMDAEIAHKVLENMIEPISVNEWNQIKLISAAEGMPRLSGGFPHRADDRRITVPTLMLAGDRDWLCALDGVEWTMDQLTCERKLIVFGKEYGSSTSYGHMDLVCGKAAPREVWPKATDWINKRDALE; translated from the coding sequence ATGAAAATCAAGACCGGGCACGTGAAACTACAGACGCCCGACCACTGGAATATCGCCGTCTACAGCTATTTGCCCGAAAAGATCACGCGCCAGTACCCCGTGATGCTGCTTCACGGCATCGCCTCAAACCACAATGTGTGGGATTTCGGCGTGCCCGAGCTCTCATACGCGCGCCACCTGGCCGAGCAGGGGTACGCGGTCTATGCGATGAACCTGCGGGGCAGAACCGGTAGCGACGGCCCGCAGACGGGCAGGGGAAAACAGTGGTCGATCGACGACTTCTTGCTCTGCGATCTGCCGACGGTTGTCGAATACGTGAAGAAGCAGCACGGCACCGAAAAGATGCACTGGGTCGGGCACAGCATGGGCGGTATTCTCGGGTTCTTTTACCAGATTCGCCACAAGGCATCGAATCTGCAGAGCCTCACGACCTTTGCCACGGCGCTCAATTACACCTATTCGACGATTAACCACTTCAGGTCATTGCTCGACTATATCAGTGCGATGCAGTACTTTCCGCTGAAGACATTCTACAAGCCGATGATTCCGTTCGCGAGCCTCAACACCTTCTGGAACCGCTTTCTCTGGAACCCGGAAAACATGGACGCTGAAATCGCGCACAAGGTGCTGGAAAACATGATCGAACCGATTTCGGTTAACGAATGGAACCAGATCAAGCTCATCTCAGCAGCCGAAGGTATGCCCCGGCTCTCGGGCGGCTTTCCGCACCGTGCGGACGACCGGCGCATTACCGTGCCGACACTCATGCTTGCGGGTGATCGCGACTGGCTGTGCGCGCTCGACGGCGTCGAATGGACGATGGACCAGCTCACCTGCGAGCGTAAGCTCATTGTGTTCGGTAAAGAATACGGCAGCTCAACCAGCTATGGCCATATGGATCTAGTCTGCGGCAAAGCGGCGCCACGCGAAGTCTGGCCCAAAGCTACAGACTGGATCAACAAACGCGACGCCCTGGAATAG
- a CDS encoding AMP-dependent synthetase/ligase, whose amino-acid sequence MQNLPEVFAASAQKYPDQGFYSKDSHKFFMPTRFSVLYERAQALAIHLIRANVKPGDRVAIFGDNSAEWLVTDMAIQMAGAIVVPRGSDSTPQELEFILNHCEAEICFVEHLRLFKKIGGVLKKRGTKVYIMDPLFPEKTAADEKLNVLPRLLHDLPLATDEELKELEALRQKILQGDLFTIIYTSGTTGEPKGVMLSHANMLYQLEIAPKILQMSPRDRILSILPVWHIYERFMLYSVIFSGAHYYYSNKKDLMEDFIRAKPTIMASAPRLWEQIYQKLRERIDKTEAFNRELFDLSYGIKQRLHRAQNVVAGQSAETGEKNFLSNLFEKAVSVFSLAGLKGPDVYMDSIFLVRVRAMLGGELRGTISGGGALPLHIDEFFNAIGIPVYEGYGMTETSPLISMRQPGKVIMGTVGFVPDRTTVEIRGEDGRIMPPGEPGVIFVKGPGVMQGYYKNGDATLKVLQNGWMNTGDIGVFTRSGALSIRGRAKDTIVLRSGENLEPVPMETLLAQHPLIEQAVVVGQDQKNLGVLIWPDYDRLLDAGYQVSEFDLKNDLNTYGELVTIFREICHELINEQNGFKSYERISHLRFLPDKLRVGDELTALMKIKRNVVHAKYAPLIDSMFKE is encoded by the coding sequence ATGCAGAATTTGCCCGAAGTTTTTGCCGCGAGCGCGCAGAAGTACCCCGACCAGGGTTTTTATTCAAAAGACTCGCATAAGTTTTTCATGCCGACGAGGTTCAGCGTGCTGTACGAACGCGCTCAGGCTCTCGCAATCCACCTGATTCGCGCGAATGTCAAACCCGGCGACCGGGTCGCGATCTTTGGCGACAACTCTGCCGAATGGCTGGTGACCGACATGGCAATACAGATGGCCGGCGCGATTGTCGTGCCGCGCGGTTCTGATTCAACGCCGCAAGAACTCGAGTTTATTTTGAACCACTGCGAGGCAGAAATCTGTTTCGTCGAGCACCTGCGCCTCTTTAAAAAAATCGGCGGAGTTCTCAAGAAGCGGGGCACAAAAGTCTACATCATGGATCCGCTGTTTCCCGAAAAAACAGCCGCCGACGAGAAGCTGAATGTACTGCCGCGTCTGCTCCATGATCTGCCACTCGCGACTGATGAGGAGCTCAAAGAGCTCGAAGCACTGCGCCAGAAAATTCTGCAGGGCGACCTCTTTACGATTATCTATACCTCGGGCACGACCGGCGAACCGAAGGGTGTCATGCTGTCGCATGCAAACATGCTCTACCAGCTCGAGATTGCCCCAAAAATTCTGCAGATGTCGCCGCGCGACCGCATTCTCTCCATTCTGCCCGTCTGGCACATCTATGAGCGCTTCATGCTCTATTCGGTGATTTTCTCAGGCGCGCATTATTACTATTCAAACAAAAAAGACCTGATGGAAGACTTCATTCGCGCGAAGCCGACGATCATGGCATCTGCCCCTCGCCTGTGGGAGCAGATCTACCAGAAGCTGCGCGAGCGCATCGACAAAACCGAGGCATTCAACCGCGAGCTGTTCGATTTGTCTTATGGCATCAAGCAGCGCCTGCACCGCGCGCAGAATGTTGTTGCGGGGCAGTCGGCTGAAACCGGCGAAAAGAACTTTCTGAGTAACTTATTTGAGAAGGCCGTGTCGGTCTTTTCGCTTGCAGGCCTCAAGGGCCCCGACGTCTACATGGATTCAATTTTTCTCGTGCGTGTTCGAGCGATGCTCGGCGGTGAGCTGCGTGGTACCATCTCAGGCGGCGGAGCGCTGCCGCTGCACATCGATGAATTTTTTAACGCGATTGGCATTCCCGTCTACGAAGGTTATGGCATGACAGAAACCTCGCCGCTCATTTCAATGCGCCAGCCCGGCAAAGTGATTATGGGCACGGTCGGCTTTGTACCCGACCGCACGACGGTTGAAATTCGCGGCGAAGACGGGCGCATCATGCCGCCAGGTGAGCCGGGCGTGATATTCGTCAAAGGCCCCGGCGTCATGCAGGGCTATTACAAGAATGGCGACGCGACGCTTAAGGTTCTACAAAACGGCTGGATGAACACAGGTGACATCGGCGTCTTCACGCGCAGCGGTGCGCTCTCGATTCGCGGCCGCGCAAAAGACACAATCGTGCTGCGCTCCGGTGAAAACCTCGAACCTGTGCCGATGGAAACTCTGCTCGCGCAGCATCCGCTGATTGAACAGGCGGTAGTGGTCGGGCAAGACCAGAAAAATCTCGGCGTGCTCATCTGGCCAGACTATGACCGGCTGCTCGATGCCGGTTATCAGGTGTCGGAGTTCGACCTGAAAAATGACCTCAACACCTATGGCGAGCTCGTGACCATTTTCAGAGAAATCTGCCACGAACTGATCAATGAGCAGAACGGTTTCAAGAGCTATGAACGCATTTCGCACTTGCGCTTCTTGCCAGATAAGCTGCGCGTCGGCGACGAGCTGACGGCGCTCATGAAGATAAAGCGCAACGTCGTGCACGCAAAGTATGCACCGCTCATCGATAGCATGTTTAAGGAATAA
- a CDS encoding EAL domain-containing protein, which produces MKEAFTKLACRECLNGAGLDFEFKMAFQPVIDAETRTIYSHEALVRGPNGEGAATVLARVNEENRYRFDQSCRVKAIEAASRLGLDTYLNINFIPGAIYNPLTCIRTTLEAAEEFSFDQSKIIFEVTEGERVTDHAHLKSIFAEYKKQGFQTAIDDFGAGYSGLNLLAEFQPDVIKLDMALIRNIDADRVRSIIVDAICRVCEELGIRVVAEGIETRAEFDHLRQKGLRYFQGYYFAKPVFDGLVRDIPALKVI; this is translated from the coding sequence ATGAAAGAAGCATTCACGAAACTGGCCTGCCGCGAATGCCTCAATGGCGCGGGGCTCGACTTCGAATTCAAGATGGCATTTCAGCCCGTGATCGATGCCGAGACGCGCACAATCTATTCGCATGAGGCACTGGTGCGCGGCCCGAACGGTGAGGGTGCCGCAACGGTGCTCGCACGGGTCAACGAAGAGAACCGCTATCGCTTCGACCAAAGCTGCCGCGTGAAGGCAATCGAAGCGGCTTCTCGCCTTGGCCTTGACACCTACCTCAATATCAATTTTATTCCCGGCGCGATCTATAACCCTCTGACCTGCATTCGCACGACGCTCGAAGCCGCTGAGGAGTTCTCATTCGACCAAAGCAAAATTATCTTTGAGGTCACTGAAGGCGAACGTGTCACCGACCATGCGCATCTGAAATCAATATTCGCGGAATACAAAAAGCAGGGCTTTCAGACAGCTATCGACGACTTCGGCGCCGGGTACTCGGGGCTGAATCTTTTGGCGGAATTTCAACCTGACGTCATAAAACTCGACATGGCACTCATTCGCAACATCGACGCAGACCGTGTGCGCAGCATTATCGTCGATGCGATCTGCCGTGTCTGTGAAGAACTCGGCATACGCGTGGTCGCCGAAGGCATCGAAACACGGGCCGAATTCGATCATTTACGCCAAAAAGGACTGCGCTATTTTCAGGGGTATTATTTCGCCAAGCCGGTTTTTGATGGTCTTGTGCGCGACATACCGGCGCTGAAGGTCATATAA
- a CDS encoding sigma-70 family RNA polymerase sigma factor, which produces MAVAPKNKTKKRTRLAEMGPEIEIRNEEPVVDKTLAKNPYTESSIQWYLEEINKIPLLTREEEDRLARGAIAGDAKSKERLITANLRFVVQVAKKYQKFGISLLDLINEGNLGLIKAAERFDPDMGYHFISYAVWWIRQAIILAINQKAAMIRLPMNRTIDVARIDSIQKELENELGEEPTLTQIADRLDMPEAEVRWLKQISSDYVSLDMPANADSENTQISQVRDDKYISPEDQVMQGALHDSLHQILNELTASEREIIEHRYGLNGKKTLSLTQAGKKFNLSKERVRQIEKLTLLKLQKYGKQRHLEDFLDKED; this is translated from the coding sequence GTGGCTGTGGCTCCGAAAAATAAGACGAAGAAGCGAACGCGGCTTGCCGAGATGGGGCCTGAAATTGAGATTCGCAACGAAGAGCCTGTCGTCGACAAGACCCTGGCCAAGAACCCCTACACCGAATCGAGCATACAGTGGTACCTCGAAGAAATCAATAAAATACCGCTGCTGACGCGCGAAGAAGAAGACCGGTTGGCGCGCGGCGCGATTGCAGGCGATGCCAAATCGAAAGAGCGTCTTATCACTGCGAACCTGCGCTTCGTGGTGCAGGTCGCGAAGAAATACCAGAAATTCGGCATCAGCCTGCTTGACCTGATCAATGAAGGTAACCTCGGCCTCATCAAAGCGGCTGAGCGCTTCGACCCCGACATGGGGTACCACTTTATCAGCTACGCCGTCTGGTGGATTCGCCAGGCGATTATTCTCGCGATTAACCAGAAGGCCGCGATGATACGCCTGCCGATGAACCGCACGATCGATGTGGCGCGCATCGACTCGATTCAAAAAGAACTCGAGAATGAACTCGGCGAAGAGCCGACGCTGACGCAGATTGCCGACCGGCTCGATATGCCAGAGGCAGAAGTGCGGTGGCTGAAGCAAATTTCGTCAGACTATGTCTCGCTCGACATGCCGGCCAACGCCGACTCTGAAAACACTCAGATATCGCAGGTTCGCGACGACAAATATATTTCGCCCGAAGACCAGGTGATGCAGGGCGCGCTGCACGATTCGCTGCACCAGATCTTGAATGAGTTAACGGCGAGCGAGCGTGAAATCATCGAGCACCGCTATGGCCTCAACGGCAAGAAGACGCTGTCGCTCACGCAGGCCGGCAAAAAATTCAATCTTTCAAAAGAGCGTGTACGGCAGATTGAAAAGCTCACGCTGCTAAAGCTGCAAAAGTATGGCAAGCAGCGCCATCTCGAAGACTTTCTCGACAAAGAAGACTAA
- the topA gene encoding type I DNA topoisomerase, whose product MSEEKKTPVKKKKPAKAAKPALVIVESPAKTKSIGKFLGSKYRVESSKGHLIDLPRSSMGINIQNNFEPLYITIRGKGKTLGELRKAAKNSSQVLLATDPDREGEAISWHLGRALSEVNPKISRIEFNEITKDAVLKAVEHPRDIDMLRVDSQQARRVLDRLVGYEISPVLQKKFGSRRFSAGRVQSAALKILCDREIEIESFIAEEFWEFDAHFSGTNSKPKDKETLFRLAQVDGKKVAVTNKADADALAARAEAAEFKLASRKTSERRIKPLAPYITSRLQQDASTRLGFRAQKTMSIAQSLYEGVELGKEGSQGLITYMRTDSTRISATGLEQARTYIGQAFDAAYLPEAPVQYSKKAENTQDAHEAIRPTDVSRTPESVEKYLDRDQYRLYALIWRRFVASQMTSGVDELVTLEVHGGTKSTPGTRPSEATTELHGGTKSAPGNSDDSLVFRYSSSRQVFPGFRAIYPLGEEKVGYVPTFAEGEALKLVDLIKQQKFTQPPPRYTEASLIKAMEESGIGRPATYVPTIGTLDKRAYIERKGRQLIPTKLGRVVNDIMAAHFPEIVDLKFTANMEEKLDSIAAGENDWRHMLGDFYPNFHTTVERAGDEIADQTHLVRIPLDRDCPKCGNKLMQKLGKNGYFIGCSNFQGGCRFSESIPLGTCPVCGGSVVKKKGKKGRGFFGCANYATTGCEFTMLETPAKRTCPKCDSIMGQKVRKTGITLTCQNPECKHVIEETAEDMPADNTGEGAT is encoded by the coding sequence ATGTCTGAAGAGAAAAAAACTCCGGTGAAGAAGAAAAAACCTGCGAAGGCGGCAAAACCTGCGCTGGTGATTGTCGAGTCTCCCGCAAAGACCAAATCGATCGGCAAATTTCTCGGCAGCAAATACCGCGTCGAATCGTCGAAGGGCCATCTAATCGACCTGCCCCGGTCGAGCATGGGCATCAATATCCAGAACAACTTTGAGCCGCTTTACATAACCATTCGCGGCAAGGGCAAGACTCTCGGTGAGCTGCGTAAGGCGGCAAAAAATTCTTCGCAGGTGTTACTGGCAACCGACCCCGACCGCGAGGGCGAAGCGATCAGCTGGCACCTGGGGCGCGCACTCTCTGAGGTGAACCCCAAAATTAGCCGCATCGAATTCAATGAAATCACGAAAGATGCAGTGCTGAAAGCCGTTGAGCACCCGCGCGACATCGACATGCTGCGCGTCGACTCGCAGCAGGCTCGCCGCGTGCTCGATCGCCTGGTCGGTTACGAAATCTCACCGGTTCTGCAGAAGAAGTTTGGCTCGCGCCGTTTTTCTGCGGGCCGCGTTCAGTCTGCCGCGCTGAAAATTCTCTGCGACCGCGAGATTGAAATCGAAAGCTTCATCGCCGAAGAGTTCTGGGAATTCGACGCGCATTTTTCAGGGACGAACAGCAAGCCCAAAGACAAAGAGACTCTGTTTCGCCTTGCTCAGGTCGATGGCAAAAAGGTAGCGGTCACCAACAAAGCCGATGCAGACGCGCTGGCAGCGCGCGCCGAAGCAGCTGAGTTTAAGCTCGCCTCGCGCAAAACATCCGAACGGCGCATCAAGCCCCTCGCACCGTATATCACGAGCCGTCTGCAGCAAGACGCATCAACCCGACTCGGATTTCGTGCGCAAAAAACCATGTCGATCGCGCAATCTCTCTATGAAGGGGTCGAGCTCGGCAAAGAAGGTTCGCAGGGTTTAATTACCTACATGCGTACCGACTCGACGCGCATTTCGGCAACGGGTCTTGAGCAGGCGCGCACCTATATTGGTCAGGCATTCGATGCCGCGTACCTGCCCGAGGCGCCGGTACAGTACAGCAAGAAAGCGGAGAACACGCAAGATGCGCACGAAGCGATCAGGCCGACCGACGTGAGCCGCACGCCCGAAAGCGTCGAGAAATACCTCGACCGCGACCAGTACCGCCTCTACGCGCTCATCTGGCGCCGGTTCGTTGCGTCGCAGATGACTTCGGGCGTGGATGAGCTGGTTACTCTTGAAGTACACGGAGGTACAAAGTCGACGCCGGGCACGAGGCCCTCTGAGGCGACGACTGAATTACACGGAGGTACAAAGTCGGCGCCGGGCAATTCAGATGACTCCCTGGTTTTCCGTTATTCAAGCTCGCGCCAGGTTTTCCCCGGTTTTCGTGCGATCTACCCGCTCGGCGAAGAGAAGGTAGGCTATGTTCCCACATTCGCCGAAGGCGAAGCATTGAAGCTCGTCGACCTCATCAAACAACAGAAATTCACGCAGCCCCCGCCGCGTTATACTGAAGCCTCGCTCATCAAGGCGATGGAAGAATCGGGTATTGGCCGGCCCGCAACCTATGTGCCGACCATAGGCACACTCGACAAGCGCGCATATATCGAACGCAAAGGCCGCCAGCTAATACCCACGAAGCTAGGGCGCGTGGTGAATGACATTATGGCGGCGCATTTTCCCGAAATTGTCGATCTGAAATTCACTGCCAATATGGAAGAGAAGCTCGACAGCATCGCAGCCGGAGAGAACGACTGGCGCCATATGCTCGGTGACTTCTACCCGAATTTTCACACTACCGTCGAACGCGCGGGTGACGAAATAGCCGACCAGACGCATTTGGTTAGAATTCCGCTCGATCGCGATTGCCCAAAATGCGGCAACAAGCTGATGCAGAAGCTCGGCAAAAACGGCTATTTTATCGGCTGCAGCAATTTTCAGGGCGGCTGCCGTTTTTCAGAGAGTATTCCGCTGGGCACCTGCCCCGTCTGCGGCGGCAGCGTTGTTAAGAAGAAGGGCAAAAAGGGCCGGGGTTTCTTCGGGTGCGCAAACTATGCCACGACCGGCTGCGAATTTACAATGCTTGAGACCCCTGCGAAACGCACCTGCCCCAAATGCGACTCGATCATGGGCCAAAAGGTGCGCAAAACAGGCATAACGCTCACCTGCCAGAATCCGGAATGTAAACACGTCATCGAAGAGACGGCCGAAGACATGCCGGCAGACAACACAGGCGAAGGCGCAACCTAA
- a CDS encoding TetR/AcrR family transcriptional regulator — protein MRTDSSKPAWKIYPWRDSKERILVGAAVAFSRKGFYGTSVREISQEAGLEQPSIYHHFGSKENLYWVCLRATHLYMIRRLRYRIGRKGSLLAEMRDMFRAVSWFNREYPEFFALLFSLVYSSPPEIAARYTSLYGGDIFGFVEAAFERNPPATGRLEKYSLSVHTLYSFILSHSGTRPANLHVSYYQALRRLYAAL, from the coding sequence ATGCGCACCGATTCGTCAAAACCTGCATGGAAGATCTACCCATGGCGCGATTCGAAAGAGCGTATTCTGGTCGGTGCAGCCGTCGCATTTTCCCGCAAGGGTTTCTACGGTACATCGGTGAGGGAAATTTCACAAGAAGCAGGTCTTGAGCAGCCGAGCATCTACCACCACTTTGGCAGCAAAGAGAATCTGTACTGGGTATGCCTGCGTGCGACGCACCTCTACATGATTCGGCGGCTCAGGTACCGCATCGGCCGCAAGGGTAGTCTGCTCGCTGAAATGCGCGACATGTTTCGCGCAGTTTCGTGGTTTAACCGCGAGTACCCGGAGTTCTTTGCGCTGCTGTTTTCGCTCGTCTATTCGTCGCCGCCCGAAATCGCTGCGCGGTACACTTCGCTCTATGGCGGCGATATCTTTGGCTTTGTCGAAGCGGCGTTCGAGAGAAACCCGCCGGCGACCGGCAGGCTCGAGAAGTATTCTCTTTCAGTGCATACGCTCTACAGCTTTATACTTTCGCACAGCGGCACGCGCCCTGCGAACTTACACGTCTCGTATTACCAGGCGCTGCGCCGGCTGTACGCCGCGCTTTAG
- a CDS encoding SET domain-containing protein has product MPVTAALAEPPLEVRPTRFGKGVFARKTFRPGEKILQFRGRIYTRREYLGKVNFEKCHYMQISDDLFLGPTTSPDNFVNHCCEPNAGLKVENNKAFLVAVDTISAGVEITFDYSTSMAEDHWEMDCACGAPTCRGRVRDFKYLAPPLQQKYIDLGIAPEFVLRSAGLENPHDLFHAAAYSGGNLSHSGMGSTTLTASHASA; this is encoded by the coding sequence ATGCCAGTAACAGCCGCCCTCGCGGAGCCTCCTTTAGAAGTCAGGCCCACCCGCTTCGGCAAGGGCGTTTTCGCCCGCAAAACCTTCAGGCCCGGGGAAAAAATTCTGCAATTTCGCGGCAGAATTTATACCCGGCGCGAATACCTCGGTAAAGTCAATTTTGAGAAATGCCACTACATGCAGATCAGCGACGATCTGTTTCTCGGCCCCACAACCTCACCAGACAATTTCGTCAACCACTGCTGCGAACCCAATGCCGGCCTGAAGGTCGAGAACAACAAGGCCTTTCTTGTCGCAGTCGACACAATTTCAGCGGGAGTGGAAATTACATTCGACTATTCGACATCGATGGCCGAAGACCACTGGGAAATGGACTGCGCCTGCGGAGCGCCGACGTGCCGTGGCCGGGTTCGCGATTTCAAATATCTGGCACCACCACTGCAGCAAAAATATATCGACCTCGGTATAGCACCCGAATTTGTACTGCGTTCTGCCGGGCTTGAGAATCCGCATGATTTGTTTCATGCGGCAGCCTATAGCGGCGGCAATCTGTCGCACAGCGGCATGGGTTCGACTACGCTCACCGCAAGCCATGCGAGTGCGTAG
- a CDS encoding SET domain-containing protein: MLNPKIEVRGSDIEGRGLFAREPIAAGEFIWQKDDGERAYSQAEIDAMAPEQRKNFYNYSYQTGPDEFYGTPEGKAGDDADYMNHSCDPNTWFEPDNSMTARRDIAKGEEITYDYATSEARADFTLQCRCGSPVCRHTVRGDDMRRIAELQQRYAGHAMAHTIAIT, from the coding sequence ATGCTCAATCCCAAGATTGAAGTTCGCGGCAGCGACATCGAAGGTCGTGGGCTGTTCGCGCGCGAGCCGATCGCTGCCGGTGAGTTTATCTGGCAGAAAGATGACGGTGAACGCGCCTACTCGCAGGCAGAGATCGATGCGATGGCACCAGAGCAGCGCAAAAATTTCTATAACTATAGCTACCAGACCGGCCCCGATGAATTCTACGGTACACCCGAGGGTAAGGCTGGCGACGATGCCGATTACATGAACCACAGCTGCGACCCCAATACCTGGTTCGAACCCGATAACTCGATGACGGCCCGGCGCGATATAGCCAAGGGCGAAGAAATCACCTATGACTATGCAACGAGCGAAGCACGCGCAGACTTCACGCTGCAGTGCCGCTGCGGCTCGCCGGTTTGCCGCCATACAGTACGAGGCGACGACATGCGCCGCATCGCCGAACTGCAGCAACGCTATGCCGGTCACGCGATGGCGCATACCATCGCCATTACCTAA
- a CDS encoding DUF3556 domain-containing protein, with translation MGLIKPTAPPYDPIAWQNLPFAEKAEQACKAWAVQGYGTPIGAYFLYVFKIVFYIYMWSFFCSFSPGASGLAKIGEWAFTPIAFQKAILWSMLFEVLGLGCGSGPLTGRYFPPLGGFLYFLRPDTTKLALYPGLPILGGIRRGIVDVLLYAALIAALVYALISPQPGFDEFAAIAVLLPVNALADRTLFLAARGEHYWTTTMCFLFASNWLAGAKAVQLALWFWAGFSKLNRHFPYVVGVMNSNSPFTRFAFMRRFMYKNYPHDVNPSTFARIAGHWGTAVELGIPIILMLSPTGSYGHIAGMALMVGLHVYITSNVPMGVPIEWNFMVVYGAFYLFWYNADVSLMSLPLPLAVFLAVMLIALPLIGNIWPRTLSFLLSMRYYAGNWATSVWLFKKGSHKKLEKLTASARWVPDQLRLFYNEADTIAILSKVMAFRLMHLHGRAFSALMPSAVANFNDYEYAEGEVVAGQVLGYNFGDGHLHDEKLAAAVQAQCGFEPGEVRCIFIESEPLFEAKLAYRIHDLATGNIESGHIDAAPLRERQPWITGKP, from the coding sequence ATGGGCCTCATTAAACCGACCGCACCTCCGTACGACCCGATTGCCTGGCAAAACCTACCGTTTGCCGAAAAAGCCGAGCAGGCCTGCAAGGCCTGGGCCGTTCAGGGTTATGGCACGCCGATCGGCGCATATTTTCTGTATGTCTTCAAGATAGTTTTCTACATCTATATGTGGAGCTTCTTCTGCAGTTTCAGCCCCGGTGCATCGGGTCTCGCAAAGATCGGCGAATGGGCCTTCACACCAATCGCTTTCCAGAAGGCAATCTTGTGGAGCATGCTCTTTGAAGTGCTCGGTCTCGGCTGCGGCAGCGGGCCACTGACCGGCAGGTACTTTCCCCCATTAGGTGGATTTCTTTATTTTCTGAGACCTGACACGACGAAGCTGGCGCTCTACCCTGGCCTGCCGATTCTCGGTGGCATCAGGCGTGGCATCGTAGACGTGCTGCTCTATGCTGCGCTGATTGCCGCGCTCGTCTACGCACTCATTTCACCACAGCCCGGCTTCGATGAGTTCGCGGCAATTGCCGTGCTTTTACCGGTGAACGCGCTGGCAGACCGAACACTCTTTCTCGCCGCACGCGGTGAACATTACTGGACAACCACGATGTGTTTTTTGTTTGCCAGCAACTGGCTCGCCGGAGCCAAAGCCGTGCAGCTCGCGCTCTGGTTTTGGGCCGGTTTTTCAAAACTCAACCGCCATTTTCCGTACGTCGTGGGGGTAATGAATTCAAACAGCCCGTTTACGCGATTCGCCTTCATGCGCCGGTTCATGTACAAGAACTACCCGCATGACGTGAATCCATCCACCTTTGCCCGCATCGCCGGCCACTGGGGCACCGCTGTAGAACTGGGTATCCCAATCATTCTGATGCTCTCACCGACCGGCAGCTATGGCCACATTGCCGGCATGGCGCTGATGGTTGGCCTGCATGTCTATATCACGAGCAATGTGCCGATGGGGGTGCCTATCGAATGGAACTTCATGGTTGTCTACGGCGCGTTTTACCTCTTCTGGTACAATGCGGATGTCTCACTCATGAGCTTGCCGTTGCCGCTCGCGGTTTTTCTCGCCGTGATGCTGATAGCGCTGCCGCTGATTGGCAATATCTGGCCGCGCACACTTTCGTTCTTGCTCTCTATGCGCTACTACGCCGGCAACTGGGCAACGAGTGTTTGGCTGTTCAAAAAGGGCAGCCACAAGAAACTCGAAAAGCTGACGGCCAGTGCACGCTGGGTACCCGACCAGCTGCGGCTTTTTTACAATGAGGCCGATACGATTGCGATTCTGAGCAAGGTGATGGCCTTCAGGCTGATGCACCTGCACGGGCGCGCGTTTTCGGCGCTCATGCCTTCTGCCGTCGCAAACTTCAATGACTATGAATATGCTGAAGGCGAAGTCGTCGCGGGCCAGGTATTGGGTTACAACTTCGGCGACGGGCACCTGCATGATGAAAAGCTCGCTGCAGCCGTGCAGGCGCAATGTGGCTTTGAACCCGGCGAAGTGCGCTGTATCTTTATCGAATCAGAACCGCTGTTCGAAGCAAAACTCGCATACCGCATTCATGATCTGGCGACGGGCAATATCGAAAGCGGGCACATAGACGCCGCTCCGCTGCGCGAACGCCAGCCATGGATCACCGGTAAACCGTGA